Proteins encoded by one window of Xiphias gladius isolate SHS-SW01 ecotype Sanya breed wild chromosome 15, ASM1685928v1, whole genome shotgun sequence:
- the rps6 gene encoding 40S ribosomal protein S6 encodes MKLNISFPATGCQKLIEVDDERKLRTFYEKRMATEVAADPLGDEWKGYVVRISGGNDKQGFPMKQGVLTHGRVRLLLSKGHSCYRPRRTGERKRKSVRGCIVDANLSVLNLVIVKKGEKDIPGLTDSTVPRRLGPKRASKIRKLFNLAKEDDVRQYVVRRPLTKEGKKPRTKAPRIQRLVTPRVLQHKRRRIALKRQRTQKNKEEASEYAKLLAKRMKEAKEKRQEQIAKRRRLSSLRASTSKSESSQK; translated from the exons ATGAAg CTGAACATCTCGTTCCCCGCTACTGGCTGCCAGAAGCTGATTGAAGTTGATGATGAGCGTAAGCTGCGTACTTTCTATGAGAAGCGCATGGCCACTGAGGTGGCTGCTGACCCTCTGGGAGATGAGTGGAAG GGTTATGTGGTGCGCATCAGCGGAGGCAACGACAAGCAGGGCTTCCCCATGAAGCAGGGTGTGCTGACCCACGGCCGTGTGCGCCTCCTGCTCAGCAAAGGCCACTCCTGCTACCGTCCCCGCAGGACTGGTGAGCGCAAGCGCAAGTCTGTCCGTGGTTGCATTGTTGACGCCAACCTCAGCGTTCTCAACTTGGTCATCGTCAAGAAAG GTGAGAAGGACATTCCTGGGCTGACCGACAGCACCGTCCCTCGCCGTCTTGGTCCCAAGAGGGCCAGCAAGATCCGCAAGCTCTTCAACCTGGCCAAGGAAGATGATGTTAGGCAGTATGTCGTGAGAAGACCCCTGACTAAAGAAG GCAAGAAGCCCAGAACTAAGGCTCCCAGGATCCAGAGACTGGTGACGCCTCGTGTGCTGCAGCACAAGCGCCGCCGTATCGCCCTCAAGAGACAGCGCACCCAGAAGAACAAGGAGGAGGCCTCTGAGTACGCCAAGCTGCTGGCCAAGAGGATGAAG GAGGCCAAGGAGAAGCGCCAGGAACAGATCGCCAAGAGGCGCCGCCTTTCCTCTCTGAGGGCATCCACATCCAAGTCAGAGTCCAGCCAAAAGTGA
- the LOC120799917 gene encoding perilipin-2-like: protein MPMNNNQKVQSAAARLAKLPIVHSACSKLSVLYADTKCSHPNLKTACELLENSVTALGTATCDRVSPVIVKLEPQISSANEVACKSLDWLETTFPVLHTPKEEIVALGKNKLHEIQDAVSTAANGTMNCVQYTVTWVMERMQQVDDRTNQTLVERAISLAGLGLDSALSMSEALMDCVLPPTEEDTKEAAAHLVEGFEAARLRRSYPVRLVSLAAKLCRRTYSMVGVKMHSVQVMETLSRPSALVQELQTTWMTLAWSLQGLPQYLQHQAVSVLFFISQMYNLRCPASSQNQSSQVRSHLNAAEVSSLHKDVVQVQPKAPPTCRMRRPTKMSVFDNGCNVKGCMRR from the exons ATGCCGATGAACAACAACCAG AAGGTACAGAGCGCAGCTGCTAGACTCGCCAAGCTGCCCATTGTTCACTCAGCTTGTAGCAAGCTGTCAGTCTTGTACGCTGACACCAAATGCAGCCACCCGAACCTGAAGACTGCGTGTGAGTTGCTGGAGAACAGTGTGACAGCGTTGGGCACAGCGACCTGTGACAGAGTTTCGCCGGTCATTGTTAAACTGGAGCCCCAGA TTTCCTCTGCAAATGAAGTGGCATGTAAAAGTCTTGACTGGCTGGAGACTACTTTCCCTGTGCTTCACACACCCAAGGAGGAG ATTGTTGCCCTGGGCAAGAACAAACTGCACGAGATCCAGGATGCGGTAAGCACTGCAGCTAACGGAACCATGAACTGCGTACAATACACAGTCACATGGGTGATGGAGAGGATGCAGCAGGTTGATGACAGGACTAACCAGACTCTGGTGGAGAGAGCCATCAGTTTGGCCGGTCTGGGACTGGACTCTGCCCTGAGCATGTCAGAGGCACTGATGGACTGCGTGCTTCCTCCCACCGAAGAAGATACAA aagaagcagcagctcaCTTGGTGGAGGGCTTTGAGGCTGCCAGACTCAGGAGAAGTTACCCTGTGCGACTGGTTTCACTTGCTGCCAAACTGTGTCGGAGGACCTACAGCATGGTTGGGGTCAAGATGCACTCTGTTCAG GTCATGGAGACTTTGTCCAGGCCTTCAGCTCTGGTTCAGGAGCTTCAGACAACCTGGATGACCTTGGCCTGGAGCCTCCAAGGGCTGCCTCAGTACCTGCAGCATCaggctgtgtctgtgttgttctTTATCTCACAGATGTACAACTTAAGGTGCCCAGCATCTTCACAAAACCAGTCTAGTCAAGTTAGAAGTCATCTCAATGCAGCCGAGGTCTCTTCACTTCACAAGGATGTGGTCCAGGTCCAGCCAAAGGCTCCACCTACCTGCCGAATGAGGAGGCCTAccaaaatgtctgtgtttgacaatGGCTGTAATGTTAAGGGATGCATGCGTCGTTGA